Proteins encoded by one window of Lacipirellulaceae bacterium:
- the rpsC gene encoding 30S ribosomal protein S3 gives MGQKVNPIGFRTGVMLDWKSRWYASKKDFADLLVEDKKIRDYVHSKYKFAGIPKVEIERTRDEVKVILHAARPGVIIGRKGTEVEQLQDELQALVGRRINIKIEEINRPELQAQLVAEDIAEQLVKRAGFRRTMKRAMEQTMEAGAKGIKIQLAGRLGGAEMARREKQISGSIPLSTLRAKIDYGIVEAKTAQGHIGIQVWINQGMFEDQADGADAEEGQTQKKPKRSYKR, from the coding sequence ATGGGTCAAAAAGTCAATCCAATTGGTTTTCGCACGGGCGTTATGCTCGACTGGAAGAGCCGCTGGTACGCCTCGAAGAAGGACTTTGCCGATCTGCTTGTCGAGGACAAGAAGATTCGCGATTACGTCCATTCGAAGTACAAGTTCGCCGGCATCCCCAAAGTGGAAATCGAGAGGACACGTGATGAAGTGAAAGTCATCCTCCATGCTGCCCGTCCTGGTGTGATCATCGGGCGCAAAGGTACCGAGGTTGAGCAGTTGCAAGATGAGTTGCAGGCCCTGGTGGGCAGGCGCATCAACATCAAGATCGAAGAGATTAACCGCCCTGAGCTGCAAGCTCAGTTGGTGGCAGAAGACATCGCTGAACAACTCGTCAAGCGTGCCGGTTTCCGCCGCACGATGAAGCGAGCCATGGAACAAACCATGGAAGCAGGTGCCAAGGGCATCAAGATTCAGCTCGCGGGTCGACTGGGCGGTGCCGAGATGGCCCGTCGTGAGAAGCAGATTTCCGGATCGATTCCGCTCAGCACTTTGCGGGCGAAGATCGATTACGGCATTGTCGAAGCCAAGACGGCCCAAGGCCACATTGGCATTCAAGTTTGGATTAACCAGGGTATGTTCGAGGACCAAGCCGATGGCGCTGATGCCGAAGAGGGTCAAACACAGAAAAAGCCAAAGAGGTCGTATAAGAGGTAA
- the rplV gene encoding 50S ribosomal protein L22 gives MAYTAHHKHARISATKVRPLAKLIRGQRVDDALAILKFQPQRGARMLEKVLKSALGNAEDQRATNIGGLRVIEARVDGGPMFKRVRPRARGMAHIIKKRFSHIHIAIE, from the coding sequence ATGGCATACACAGCACACCATAAACACGCACGAATCAGCGCGACGAAGGTTCGCCCCTTGGCGAAGCTGATTCGTGGTCAGCGAGTCGATGACGCACTGGCGATCTTGAAGTTCCAGCCACAGCGTGGCGCTCGGATGTTGGAGAAGGTGCTCAAAAGCGCGTTGGGCAACGCCGAAGATCAACGTGCTACCAACATTGGTGGCCTGCGAGTGATCGAAGCCCGCGTCGATGGTGGCCCCATGTTCAAGCGAGTTCGCCCCCGTGCCCGTGGCATGGCTCACATCATCAAGAAACGTTTTTCACACATCCATATTGCCATTGAATAG
- the rpsS gene encoding 30S ribosomal protein S19 yields the protein MGRSLKKGPYVDLKLYLKVEKQNEAGMKEPITTWARACTIVPEFVGHTFMVHNGKQHLKVQVTEDMVGHKLGEFSPTRNFRGHGGKGKK from the coding sequence ATGGGCCGTTCGCTTAAAAAAGGACCTTACGTCGATTTGAAGCTCTATCTCAAGGTAGAGAAGCAAAACGAGGCGGGGATGAAAGAGCCAATCACCACTTGGGCACGTGCCTGCACGATCGTCCCTGAGTTTGTTGGCCACACCTTCATGGTCCACAACGGCAAGCAGCACCTGAAGGTTCAGGTCACCGAAGATATGGTCGGCCACAAGTTGGGCGAGTTCTCGCCAACTCGCAACTTCCGTGGTCACGGCGGCAAAGGCAAAAAATAA
- the rplB gene encoding 50S ribosomal protein L2: MGIRKYKPTTPGRRGASVSDFADLTPGAKPEKSLLRSKTKTGGRNNQGKITARHRGGGHKQRYRVVDFRRNKDGIPAKVDSIQYDPNRSARIALLHYADGEKRYILAPAGLKAGDQVMSGPEAPAKLGNCLPLAKIPLATEIHNVELRAGNGGVLCRGAGTSATLMAREAEWAQISLPSGEIRRVPSACRATIGATGNGDHSMIVLGKAGRKRWMGRRPHVRGTAMNPIDHPHGGGEGRTKGGRHPVSPEGKSAKGGSTRQRRKASNKAIIRRRRSKRYGTQKLIK, translated from the coding sequence ATGGGTATTCGAAAATACAAACCGACCACTCCGGGCCGTCGCGGCGCCTCGGTGAGCGACTTCGCTGACTTGACTCCAGGAGCCAAGCCAGAGAAAAGCTTGCTCCGCTCGAAAACCAAGACCGGCGGCCGCAACAATCAAGGCAAAATCACTGCCCGCCACCGTGGTGGTGGACACAAGCAGCGTTATCGCGTGGTCGATTTCCGCCGCAATAAAGACGGAATCCCCGCGAAGGTCGATTCGATTCAGTACGACCCCAATCGTTCTGCTCGCATCGCTTTGCTCCACTATGCCGATGGCGAGAAGCGTTACATTCTGGCTCCTGCCGGATTGAAGGCAGGCGATCAGGTGATGAGCGGTCCCGAAGCTCCCGCGAAGTTGGGCAACTGCTTGCCACTAGCGAAGATCCCGCTAGCGACTGAAATCCACAATGTTGAACTGCGTGCCGGAAACGGTGGCGTCCTCTGCCGTGGTGCGGGGACCAGCGCCACGCTGATGGCTCGCGAAGCTGAGTGGGCACAGATTTCTTTGCCCAGCGGTGAAATTCGCCGTGTCCCTTCTGCTTGCCGCGCAACGATTGGGGCGACCGGCAACGGTGATCACTCGATGATCGTTCTCGGCAAAGCAGGCCGTAAGCGATGGATGGGGCGTCGCCCGCATGTTCGCGGAACCGCGATGAACCCAATCGACCACCCGCACGGTGGCGGCGAAGGTCGCACCAAGGGTGGCCGTCACCCCGTGAGTCCCGAGGGCAAGAGCGCTAAGGGTGGTTCGACACGCCAGCGTCGCAAGGCATCAAACAAGGCCATCATCCGCCGTCGCCGCAGCAAACGCTACGGCACACAGAAATTGATCAAGTAG
- the rplW gene encoding 50S ribosomal protein L23, translating into MPRHIPQKTSLELKPHQVIIKPLVTEKGMHKSTRNNAYAFEVNRLATKTDVRKAVEELFEVKVLKVHTQNRKGKYRRTRARMGKTADWKKAIVTLDAEHRINFF; encoded by the coding sequence ATGCCAAGACATATCCCCCAAAAGACGAGCCTCGAGCTAAAGCCCCATCAGGTGATCATCAAGCCATTGGTCACGGAGAAGGGGATGCATAAATCGACTCGCAATAATGCCTACGCCTTCGAGGTCAATCGTTTGGCGACGAAGACCGACGTCCGCAAAGCCGTTGAAGAGTTGTTCGAGGTGAAGGTCCTGAAGGTTCACACGCAGAATCGCAAGGGCAAGTATCGCCGCACAAGAGCCCGCATGGGCAAGACTGCTGATTGGAAGAAAGCGATCGTCACGCTCGATGCCGAGCATCGCATCAACTTCTTCTAG
- the rplD gene encoding 50S ribosomal protein L4, whose protein sequence is MSKLTVHDAKGKKVGTYNVEPADFAPHINKQLLHDAVVMYQANARQGSHQTKSRGKVAGAKKKMYRQKGTGNARAGSRRSGIRRGGGHIHNIRNRDYSYSLPRKALQLAMRMAVAAKLQDEEVTLIDKLEFEQPKTKDMAGIIKTLDCDKGSLLVTTPAYSPNVYKSARNIAKVSVSPAGELNALNVLSADRLLFTPEAMDALKARVAKSPESNGAAE, encoded by the coding sequence ATGTCGAAACTTACAGTACACGATGCGAAGGGCAAAAAGGTCGGCACCTATAATGTCGAGCCTGCCGATTTCGCTCCGCACATCAACAAGCAGTTGCTGCACGACGCAGTGGTGATGTACCAGGCGAACGCTCGCCAGGGTTCGCATCAGACCAAGAGTCGCGGCAAAGTGGCTGGCGCGAAGAAGAAGATGTACCGCCAGAAGGGCACCGGTAATGCTCGTGCTGGTTCGCGTCGTTCGGGTATTCGTCGGGGCGGTGGTCACATCCACAATATCCGTAATCGCGACTACTCGTACTCGCTGCCTCGCAAAGCACTGCAGTTGGCAATGCGGATGGCGGTCGCTGCGAAGTTGCAGGATGAAGAAGTCACGCTGATTGATAAGCTTGAGTTCGAGCAGCCCAAAACCAAGGACATGGCCGGCATCATCAAGACGCTTGACTGCGACAAAGGTTCGCTGTTGGTCACGACGCCAGCCTACAGTCCAAATGTTTATAAGAGCGCTCGCAATATTGCGAAGGTTTCGGTTTCACCTGCCGGTGAGCTGAACGCCCTTAATGTGCTTTCCGCTGATCGTTTGCTATTCACTCCCGAGGCCATGGACGCGTTAAAGGCGAGAGTGGCAAAGTCCCCGGAAAGCAATGGAGCCGCCGAGTAA
- the rplC gene encoding 50S ribosomal protein L3, whose protein sequence is MTQVYDESGKVVPVTVVEAGPCSVLRVRTPERDGYEAVQLGYLDKPRRLASRSERGQVAKLDSKRSKRRAAGGIEPVAKADCEPKRFVREIRGGAGELEVGGEVKVGAFEGVERVDVVGISKGRGFSGAMKRHNFAGQRASHGVKKCHRHMGGTGCSAYPSRLFKGVRMPGQYGNARCTLRNQKVVSIDAEQNLLVIQGGIPGPNGGYVVVQETNKLR, encoded by the coding sequence ATGACGCAGGTGTATGACGAGTCAGGGAAAGTCGTTCCCGTGACGGTCGTCGAAGCTGGCCCATGTAGTGTCTTGCGGGTCCGCACTCCTGAACGTGACGGCTATGAAGCGGTCCAGCTTGGCTATCTTGATAAGCCCCGTCGGTTGGCTTCTCGCAGCGAGCGTGGTCAGGTCGCCAAGCTCGACAGCAAGCGTTCGAAGCGCCGTGCTGCCGGCGGAATTGAACCAGTCGCTAAGGCTGATTGCGAGCCCAAGCGTTTCGTCCGCGAAATTCGCGGGGGAGCGGGTGAGCTTGAGGTTGGTGGCGAGGTCAAGGTTGGTGCTTTCGAGGGGGTCGAGCGAGTTGATGTCGTCGGCATCAGCAAGGGTCGCGGCTTCTCGGGGGCGATGAAGCGGCACAACTTTGCCGGCCAGCGTGCTTCACACGGTGTCAAGAAATGCCACCGTCACATGGGTGGTACTGGCTGTAGTGCTTATCCGAGCCGCCTTTTCAAAGGTGTGCGGATGCCAGGCCAATATGGCAATGCCCGCTGCACCTTGCGGAATCAGAAGGTGGTCAGCATTGATGCAGAGCAAAACCTGCTTGTGATTCAGGGTGGTATTCCAGGGCCTAACGGCGGCTACGTAGTGGTTCAGGAAACTAACAAATTGAGATAA
- the rpsJ gene encoding 30S ribosomal protein S10: protein MAQDVIRIRMEAYDHSVLDLSCAEIVDTAKRTNSEVHGPIPLPTRIERYTVLSGPHVDKKARQQFEIRTHKRLIDIVQATAKTIEALNKLSLPAGVDIKIKATTT, encoded by the coding sequence ATGGCTCAAGACGTCATTCGTATCCGTATGGAAGCTTACGATCATTCGGTGCTCGATTTGAGCTGTGCCGAGATCGTGGACACCGCCAAGCGAACCAACTCAGAAGTTCATGGCCCCATTCCGCTGCCGACGCGGATTGAGCGATATACGGTCCTCTCGGGTCCGCATGTCGACAAGAAAGCCAGGCAGCAATTTGAAATCCGCACGCACAAAAGGCTGATCGATATTGTCCAGGCCACGGCCAAGACAATCGAGGCTCTGAATAAGCTGAGCTTGCCGGCGGGCGTTGACATCAAAATCAAGGCGACTACCACCTAA
- a CDS encoding transposase: MNLHWLLTWTTHGTWLPGDQRGFVGNAVDGHGVRRSNNHYGVPCDRDLPKLHRAIQSSLKEKPVWLKREQATRLLQQFQETATYRGWQLAAVAVMANHVHLIVGVAEAIDPEKLLGDFKAYGSRILNRSWGKRDWWTRSGSKRRKSDARAVATAVRYVARQERPLALWIAPEWREELGL; encoded by the coding sequence ATGAACCTGCACTGGCTCCTCACTTGGACCACTCACGGGACTTGGCTTCCTGGTGACCAGCGTGGTTTCGTGGGGAATGCCGTCGATGGCCACGGAGTGCGGCGCTCGAACAACCACTACGGAGTTCCCTGCGACCGCGACTTGCCCAAGCTTCATCGCGCGATTCAATCGAGTTTGAAGGAGAAGCCCGTGTGGCTGAAACGCGAGCAAGCCACCCGGCTACTCCAGCAATTTCAAGAGACGGCTACCTATCGAGGGTGGCAGCTCGCTGCGGTGGCTGTCATGGCTAATCACGTGCATTTGATTGTAGGCGTTGCCGAAGCGATCGACCCGGAAAAACTGCTTGGGGACTTCAAAGCTTATGGGAGCCGAATATTGAACCGCTCTTGGGGGAAACGCGACTGGTGGACGCGGTCGGGCTCGAAGCGGAGAAAAAGCGACGCACGCGCTGTGGCAACAGCAGTGCGCTATGTTGCGCGTCAAGAGCGACCACTGGCCTTGTGGATCGCACCCGAGTGGCGAGAGGAGTTGGGGCTTTGA
- a CDS encoding ANTAR domain-containing protein, whose amino-acid sequence MAEAIKILIAHHDALVRKTLVDAIKSLDYEIQATVETCGGITEQCQRERPELIISGVDMPDGDAVSVLIEVSKEDPIPAIVVTDNDSLHDVERALQDHVMAYLLEPIESEHIQPTIYLVLRRFEQFEALHEEVQDLRQALADRKIIERAKGILMSQSQLDEGDAFRRLQKLASEKRRKLVDIANAIITAQEALSD is encoded by the coding sequence ATGGCCGAAGCAATTAAGATTCTGATCGCGCATCACGATGCGCTTGTTCGAAAGACGCTTGTTGATGCGATCAAGAGTCTCGACTACGAGATCCAAGCAACCGTTGAGACCTGCGGTGGGATCACTGAGCAGTGCCAACGCGAGCGACCTGAGCTAATCATCAGCGGCGTGGACATGCCCGACGGCGACGCCGTAAGCGTGCTAATCGAGGTTAGCAAGGAAGACCCAATCCCCGCCATCGTGGTTACTGATAACGATTCGCTCCACGATGTCGAACGGGCTCTGCAAGATCACGTTATGGCTTATCTCCTTGAGCCGATCGAGAGTGAGCATATCCAGCCGACCATCTACTTGGTATTAAGGCGATTTGAGCAATTCGAAGCTCTCCATGAAGAAGTTCAGGACCTACGGCAAGCCCTTGCGGACCGTAAAATTATCGAGCGAGCCAAAGGCATCCTTATGAGCCAAAGCCAACTCGACGAGGGGGATGCCTTCCGCCGCCTGCAGAAGCTAGCAAGCGAAAAACGGCGGAAACTGGTCGATATCGCCAACGCGATCATCACCGCCCAAGAAGCCCTGAGCGACTGA
- a CDS encoding CsbD family protein — translation MNWDQIEGKWTEVKGQAQEKWGELTDDELDQIAGKKDQLVGKLQQKMGLAKEEAEKQADEFAASCNC, via the coding sequence ATGAACTGGGATCAAATCGAAGGGAAATGGACCGAGGTGAAAGGGCAAGCTCAAGAAAAGTGGGGTGAGCTGACCGACGATGAGCTCGACCAAATCGCCGGCAAGAAGGACCAACTCGTCGGCAAGCTGCAACAGAAGATGGGGCTGGCCAAAGAAGAGGCTGAAAAGCAAGCCGACGAGTTTGCTGCATCGTGCAACTGCTAA
- a CDS encoding protoglobin family protein translates to MQKIDEPRLELDLGYRFEYLAGFIGFGEDDISALHGAAQALAPLVPGLVDAVYDKLFQQDATWRHFVPRQHGFEGETASSVENLAMDAATIEFRKQHLGRYLVNLVTKPYDGSMVEYLDRVGAMHTPGQGSTKINVPLVQMNALMGFVADALNATILGLNLDRDTEVKTLRAVSKLLWLQNDLINRHYLNSTT, encoded by the coding sequence ATGCAAAAGATTGACGAGCCCAGACTCGAATTGGACCTTGGGTACCGTTTTGAGTATCTAGCCGGCTTCATCGGCTTTGGTGAAGACGACATCTCTGCCTTGCACGGGGCAGCCCAGGCGCTGGCTCCATTGGTGCCTGGGCTCGTCGACGCAGTTTACGATAAGCTGTTTCAGCAGGATGCCACCTGGCGGCATTTCGTCCCGAGGCAACATGGATTCGAAGGAGAGACAGCCAGCTCTGTTGAGAATTTGGCGATGGATGCCGCGACGATCGAGTTCCGCAAGCAACACCTCGGTCGTTATTTGGTCAACTTGGTCACGAAGCCTTACGACGGGAGTATGGTTGAGTACCTCGACCGGGTTGGCGCCATGCACACGCCAGGGCAGGGAAGCACGAAGATCAACGTCCCATTGGTGCAGATGAACGCACTGATGGGGTTCGTTGCCGACGCCTTGAATGCCACCATCCTTGGCTTGAATCTTGACCGCGATACCGAAGTGAAGACCTTACGGGCGGTAAGCAAGCTGCTTTGGCTTCAAAATGATTTGATCAACCGTCACTATCTCAACTCGACGACCTAG
- a CDS encoding Rrf2 family transcriptional regulator: MLSQSVEYALRAMVHLAAETPASCTTAELAKVTQVPAAYLAKIIQGLSKAGLVKSQRGAGGGVALIGSPETVTILDVVNAVDPLQRIHTCPLDLKTHGTRLCPLHRRLDNAMAEVERAFANTSLAEVLADPSQSKPLCDGEEQVIGLTDTPLR, translated from the coding sequence ATGCTTTCCCAATCGGTCGAGTATGCCCTCCGGGCAATGGTCCATCTGGCAGCGGAAACTCCTGCCAGTTGCACGACCGCGGAGCTGGCAAAAGTCACTCAAGTGCCTGCTGCCTACCTAGCGAAGATCATCCAGGGGCTTTCGAAAGCTGGCTTGGTGAAGTCACAACGCGGGGCAGGCGGTGGTGTCGCGTTGATCGGATCACCAGAAACAGTCACCATCCTCGACGTGGTCAACGCGGTCGATCCTCTGCAGCGCATTCACACCTGCCCGCTCGACTTGAAAACCCACGGCACGCGACTCTGCCCATTACACCGACGGCTCGACAATGCCATGGCTGAGGTCGAACGTGCCTTCGCCAATACATCGCTCGCCGAGGTACTGGCGGACCCAAGTCAATCGAAGCCGTTGTGCGACGGAGAAGAGCAAGTCATTGGGTTGACGGATACTCCCCTGCGTTGA
- a CDS encoding mechanosensitive ion channel family protein — translation MRALLFCCVLVVPFNFLLSSPAALGQAVAPPEQTTTDESASEETEEANEQDNDGDAADGNDNSDEDASTGDNQENSDKQTEEDNANADDVDSLKMADPPEDVNEALSKVWKSVWEMWNSFLGRLPLFILAFAVLVLTWFIASLAQRLARRMLRGVSIRGSLKDLIRQFLYIGIWIAGLTVAAGVIFPGLNAAKILTVLGLSSIAVGFAFKDIVENFFAGILILWGFPFETGDFIECNGIKGKVEDTTIRMTTIRQVDGQLIVVPNAQLFKNAVYVITSQRYRRTTIIAGVAYDEDVDQCREIITKAVESCESVTKEKPIQIFAQEFGASSINFEVTWWTGSTPVAERKSRDEVVAAVKRALDDAGVEIPFPYRTLTFKEPLPIQKEEAIS, via the coding sequence GTGCGTGCACTACTTTTCTGCTGCGTGCTAGTTGTTCCATTCAATTTCCTGTTATCGAGCCCAGCCGCTCTAGGGCAAGCGGTTGCGCCCCCTGAGCAGACCACGACGGACGAGTCAGCGAGCGAGGAAACCGAAGAGGCTAACGAACAAGACAATGATGGGGACGCCGCGGATGGGAATGACAATTCCGATGAGGATGCATCCACGGGCGACAACCAAGAGAACAGCGACAAGCAAACCGAAGAAGACAACGCTAACGCCGATGATGTCGACTCCCTTAAAATGGCCGACCCGCCTGAGGATGTGAACGAAGCACTCAGTAAAGTTTGGAAAAGCGTCTGGGAAATGTGGAACAGTTTTCTCGGTCGCCTGCCGTTGTTCATTCTGGCGTTTGCCGTCCTGGTGCTGACTTGGTTCATCGCCTCGCTAGCGCAGCGACTTGCCCGAAGAATGCTCCGTGGCGTGAGTATCCGCGGCAGCCTCAAGGACCTGATTCGCCAGTTCCTTTACATCGGTATCTGGATTGCCGGTTTGACGGTTGCTGCGGGGGTGATCTTTCCGGGGCTCAACGCGGCGAAGATTCTTACAGTGCTGGGCCTCAGTTCGATCGCTGTCGGTTTCGCGTTTAAGGACATTGTCGAGAACTTCTTCGCCGGCATCCTCATTCTGTGGGGATTCCCCTTCGAGACGGGCGACTTCATTGAATGCAACGGCATCAAAGGCAAGGTCGAGGACACGACGATACGCATGACCACGATTCGCCAGGTCGATGGCCAACTGATCGTCGTGCCCAATGCCCAGTTGTTTAAGAATGCCGTCTACGTAATCACCAGCCAACGGTATCGCCGGACGACAATCATCGCAGGCGTGGCGTACGACGAGGACGTTGATCAGTGTCGCGAGATCATCACTAAGGCAGTCGAGTCCTGTGAGTCGGTTACCAAAGAAAAACCGATCCAAATATTCGCCCAAGAATTCGGCGCGTCGAGCATCAACTTCGAAGTGACCTGGTGGACTGGATCGACGCCGGTAGCAGAACGCAAAAGCCGCGACGAAGTTGTCGCCGCCGTAAAGCGTGCCCTTGATGATGCCGGCGTTGAGATTCCGTTCCCCTATCGCACGTTGACCTTCAAAGAGCCATTGCCGATTCAGAAAGAAGAGGCGATCTCCTAA
- the phnD gene encoding phosphate/phosphite/phosphonate ABC transporter substrate-binding protein: MSDAPEQKSFSLLRILLIAVPAAAIAWGVKSYWDGQQQAAEANTQQNTVRNLLGTESANALAKDFQDADEDLLADPPEDAEKLQDPEELVFSYYASLAEAGDEATEEQNWKAFTDALSKATNKPVKYVHFNDVNEQLRALKDGSLHITAFGTGAVPTAVNKSGFTPLCCFADAEGNYSYTMKIIVPADSKIEKVEQLRGKRVTFTRPRSNSGYKAALALLLDEHDMQPERDYKWGFSYGHENSIKGIADGKFEAAAVASDILDRMIAGGEIEEGSVRVIHESKPFPPGVLGYVYNLKPELRDAIREAVADFQVEGTPLIEAYGAGEPLALAMVNYKEDWGPVRAINEAVEAARDEVK; encoded by the coding sequence ATGTCTGATGCACCTGAACAAAAGAGTTTCTCGCTCCTGCGAATCCTTCTGATCGCTGTGCCCGCCGCCGCGATCGCCTGGGGCGTGAAGTCATACTGGGACGGCCAACAACAAGCTGCGGAAGCGAATACCCAGCAGAACACCGTGCGAAATCTTCTCGGTACGGAATCTGCCAACGCCTTAGCGAAGGACTTTCAAGACGCCGACGAAGACCTGCTGGCTGACCCGCCTGAGGATGCTGAGAAGCTGCAAGACCCTGAGGAGCTGGTGTTCTCTTACTATGCATCGCTGGCCGAAGCGGGCGATGAAGCGACTGAAGAGCAAAACTGGAAAGCCTTCACGGACGCCCTCTCCAAAGCGACCAACAAGCCGGTGAAATACGTTCACTTTAATGACGTGAACGAACAGCTCCGGGCACTCAAGGACGGCAGCCTTCACATTACCGCTTTCGGTACGGGTGCCGTGCCCACCGCGGTGAACAAAAGCGGCTTCACCCCGCTTTGCTGCTTCGCCGACGCGGAAGGCAACTACAGCTACACGATGAAGATCATCGTCCCCGCCGACAGCAAGATCGAGAAAGTCGAGCAGCTGCGCGGCAAGCGCGTGACGTTCACCCGACCGCGTTCCAACAGTGGTTACAAGGCAGCACTTGCGCTGCTGCTGGATGAACACGACATGCAGCCCGAGCGCGACTACAAGTGGGGATTCTCCTACGGGCACGAAAACTCAATCAAAGGCATTGCTGATGGCAAGTTCGAAGCGGCAGCCGTAGCGAGCGACATTCTCGACCGCATGATCGCCGGTGGAGAAATCGAAGAAGGAAGCGTCCGCGTGATTCACGAATCGAAACCCTTCCCGCCCGGCGTGCTAGGTTACGTCTACAACCTCAAGCCCGAGCTCCGCGATGCCATTCGCGAAGCAGTCGCCGACTTCCAGGTCGAGGGGACGCCGCTGATCGAAGCCTACGGTGCCGGCGAGCCGCTCGCCCTAGCAATGGTCAACTACAAGGAAGATTGGGGCCCCGTGCGTGCGATCAACGAAGCGGTTGAGGCAGCACGGGACGAGGTGAAGTAG
- a CDS encoding DUF1559 domain-containing protein has protein sequence MRFRLLTVLYVFALLAAGMAVFGGWGILIVLGLLSSYWIPNERLVGRLLSSCLAFLSLISLAVSINVPRDLAHHSGASKVCGNHMRQLALALRDYRVANGRFPPTVATDSSKLPLYSWRVNALPFFEEEKTWELWRKDLPYTDVANLAHSKKRVGYFCCPSDSLASSTTGPHTSYFAITGPDTAWSNPEGTKVNEIGDRESETILF, from the coding sequence ATGCGATTCCGCCTCCTCACGGTGCTGTACGTCTTCGCCCTGCTGGCGGCGGGGATGGCGGTGTTTGGGGGGTGGGGGATTCTGATTGTATTGGGTCTACTGTCTTCTTACTGGATTCCCAACGAGCGTCTTGTTGGTAGGCTGTTGAGTTCTTGCCTGGCCTTTCTCAGCCTCATTAGCCTTGCAGTTTCGATCAACGTACCACGCGACCTCGCTCATCACTCGGGAGCTAGCAAGGTGTGTGGGAACCACATGCGACAGCTCGCTTTAGCACTTCGAGACTACCGAGTAGCCAACGGTAGGTTTCCTCCCACAGTGGCGACGGATTCTAGCAAACTGCCGCTCTACTCATGGCGCGTTAACGCTCTGCCATTCTTCGAGGAAGAGAAAACCTGGGAACTGTGGCGAAAAGATCTTCCTTATACGGACGTTGCCAACTTAGCTCATTCTAAGAAGCGCGTTGGCTACTTCTGCTGCCCTAGCGACTCATTGGCTTCCTCCACAACCGGACCCCATACAAGTTACTTCGCGATCACAGGGCCAGACACCGCTTGGTCGAACCCTGAAGGTACTAAGGTTAACGAGATCGGTGACCGCGAGAGTGAAACGATTCTCTTCTAG